The sequence below is a genomic window from Thalassomonas haliotis.
TGATGAAAGCAAGGCGCCTTTTTATCAATGGTTTGCTGGCGGTAAAACCAATATCGTCCATAACGCCGTCGACCGGCATTTAACCAATGCCAACCGCAATAAAATGGCGATTATCTGGGAAGGGGAAAACGGCCAGGTACGCAACTATTCCTACAACGGTTTAAACCGTGAGGTCTGTCAGTTTGCCAATGTCCTGAAAAGCATGGGGGTGGAAAAGGGTGATGTGGTGACCATCTATATGCCGCAAATTCCCGAGCTGATTTTTGCCATGCTCGCCTGCGCCAAAATCGGCGCCATCCATAGCGTGGTTTACGGCGGTTTCAGTACCGATGCCCTGGCTTCGCGCATTGAAGATGCCCAGTCCCGGGTGCTGCTCACCGCAGACGGCGGCTGGCGTCGCGGCAAAGCAATTGATTTAAAAACCATTGCCGACAATGCCATGAAGCGCTCGCCGACGATAGAGGTGTGTATTTGCGTTAAAAATAATGACCTTGAAGTGGAAATGGAAGCCACCCGGGATTTCTGGTACCACGATTTAGTCGCCCTGCCGATCGCCTCGCCAAAATGCGACACCGAACAGCTCGATGCTGAAGATCCGCTGTTTATCCTTTATACCTCAGGCACCACAGGTTCACCCAAAGGCATGTTACATACCCATGGCGGTTATTCGGTGTATACCTCCACCACCCACCGTATGGCGTTTGATATTAAACCTGAGGATCGCTGGTGGTGCGCCGCCGATCCCGGCTGGATCACCGGACACAGTTATATTGTCTACGGGCCGCTTATTAACGGCGCGACTATCATGCTTTATGAAGGTGCGCCCAACTACCCCTACCCGAACCGCTGGTGGCAGATCATCGAAAAATACGGCATCAATATTTTATATACCTCGCCCACGGCGATCCGCGGCCTGATGCGCTTTGGCGATCGCTGGCCGAAAAAACACGACCTTTCCAGTTTGCGTTTACTGGGCAGTGTCGGCGAGCCGATCAACCCGGAAGCCTGGAAGTGGTATCACCAGGTGATAGGCAACGGCAATTGTCCGATCATTGATACCTGGTGGCAGACGGAAACCGGCGGCTTAATGATTTGCCCGCTGCCGATCACGCCGTTAAAGCCCGGCTCTGCCACTAAACCTTTCTTTGGCAATGAAATTACCATAGTGGATGACGAAGGCCGGGAAGTGGCTGCCAATGAAGAAGGCAAACTCATCATCAACAACCCCTGGCCGGGCATGGCGCGCACCATTTTCAAAGACGATGAACGCTATAAATCCCTGTACTGGAATGAGGTTGGCGGCAAGTGGCGCTATCTGGCCGGAGACAGTGCCAAAAAAGACGATGACGGTTATATCTGGGTGATTGGCCGTATGGATGAAGTATTGAAAGTCAGCGGCTACCGTTTGGGCACCGCTGAAATTGAAAGTGCCCTGGTCAGCCATCCGCAGGTGACTGAAGCCGCGGCGATTGGCTTACCCCATGAATTAAAAGGCAATGCCATTCATACCTATGTCATTTTGGCGCAGGGGGTTGCAGGCAGCGACGAGCTCGCGCTTGCACTGAGGGAGCATGTTGCTAAAGAAATGGGCCGTATTGCCATGCCTGAAGATGTGACCTTCGTCGAGAGCTTACCGAAAACCCGCTCCGGCAAAATTATGCGCCGGGTATTAAAGGCCCGGGCCTTAGGTCAGGACGAAGGCGACTTAAGTACGCTGGAAGAATAATGCAAAAGTAAAATGTCCGGGCTTACGCCCATGTTTAATTTAAGGGGTGATCCGGACACTTTGAGTTCCTAACTCACAGTTACTAATAACGAAGAAACCATAAAAGGTGCGCCGTCTGGCAGGCACTCGGGCCTGTTTGTGCATAAAAAAGAGGGTAGAAGCATGTTTACGAATAAGAGCTTAACGAAAACAGGTAAATTAACCGCCGCTAAAAGTACGCTTGCAGCAGCCTTGCTGTTGGCGTTACCGGCAAGCGCTGCGGTTAAATTAAAAGATGCGGTTAACGACACTGAATTTTCATTCGGCGGTTATATGAAAGTGGATGCCTTCTGGAGCGATTTTAGCGACGGCTCCCTGGCGTCGAGCAATATTGGCCGCCAGTTTTATGTGCCCTCTACCGTGCCTGTGTGTGAAACTCAAGGCTGTGAAGACGGTGCCACCACCTTTGACGGTCACTCCAGGGCAACCCGTTTTAATTTCGCTACCCTAACCAATATCGACGGCCACAAAGTTAAAACATTTCTTGAGATGGATTTTTTAGCCACCCCCGGCGGCAACGAGCTGGTATCAAACAGCTATTCGCCGAGGTTGCGCCATGCTTTTATCCATTACGATAACTGGCTGGTGGGACAAACCTGGACCACCTTCCAAAATACCGGCGCCTTACCCGAATCTTTGGATTTCTTAGGTCCGGCAGAAAGTACCATTTTTGAGCGCCAGGCCATGGTGCGCTTTAGCTATGGCGCCTGGCAATTCTCGCTGGAAAACCCGGAAAGTCTGGTGATGAACAATGGCGGCAATGGCCGTATCGATTGTGACGACAGCTCGCTGCCGGATATGGTTGCCCGTTATAACCACAATGCCGGTTGGGGGCAGCTCAGTGTTGCCGGACTTTTACGGCAATTAAAAATTGATGATGCCAACTATGACAGCACGACTTCGGCCTATGGCATCAGTGTCGCGGGTAAAATTAAATTGGGCGCCGACGATATCCGCTTTATGGGCTCTTACGGTTCGGGCATGGGGCGTTATATCGGTTTGGCCATCACCAGTGATGCCGTGCTGGATGATAAGGGCGGTCTTGAAGCCATCGACAGTTACGGCGGCTTTATCGCCTATCGCCACCTATGGAGTGAAAAGTTTCGTTCGACCTTAAGTTACTCCAGGTTTTCAGCGGATAATGAGACCCGGTATACCGGGCAGAGCGCGACTAAATCCGCCGACAGCATTCACCTGAATTTAATTTATTCACCGATTAAATCGTTAAGTGTCGGCGTGGAATATATCCGGGCCAACCGTGAGCTGGAAAACGGCTATGATGGCGACCTGGACAGATTGCAGTTCTCAGCCAAGTATGTGTTGTAAGCAAGTTATACCCATTGAATTAAGTATTTGTTCATCTTCGGATGGTCTAAAGGTCCAAGTTCTGCGTTGTTTTCAATGCCAATAGCCAGCTATTGCTCAATCAAACGCCTTGAACTTGAACCTTTATCCTTATCGAATATTGATCACCTACATAATACCATTGCTATTAAAACCATTAAGCCGGGCTGACATGGATGTCGGTCTGGCTTGTCACGTTCAGTTTAGCGGGAGAGTGGATTTTGCTTTGGCTTCAGTGACTTTCAAAAGGGTTGATTGACCCTGTAAGAGAAAGCTAACGGCAGGCCGCTTGGTTAAGGGAGCGAAAGCTTTTAGCATATGCTTTTTTTTGATAGCATGCCGACAGAAGTCTGT
It includes:
- the acs gene encoding acetate--CoA ligase, translated to MNDANSSELFTPSIDVMEQANVPEYQALYDYSINNREDFWAGQAETLGWYKKWDKVLDESKAPFYQWFAGGKTNIVHNAVDRHLTNANRNKMAIIWEGENGQVRNYSYNGLNREVCQFANVLKSMGVEKGDVVTIYMPQIPELIFAMLACAKIGAIHSVVYGGFSTDALASRIEDAQSRVLLTADGGWRRGKAIDLKTIADNAMKRSPTIEVCICVKNNDLEVEMEATRDFWYHDLVALPIASPKCDTEQLDAEDPLFILYTSGTTGSPKGMLHTHGGYSVYTSTTHRMAFDIKPEDRWWCAADPGWITGHSYIVYGPLINGATIMLYEGAPNYPYPNRWWQIIEKYGINILYTSPTAIRGLMRFGDRWPKKHDLSSLRLLGSVGEPINPEAWKWYHQVIGNGNCPIIDTWWQTETGGLMICPLPITPLKPGSATKPFFGNEITIVDDEGREVAANEEGKLIINNPWPGMARTIFKDDERYKSLYWNEVGGKWRYLAGDSAKKDDDGYIWVIGRMDEVLKVSGYRLGTAEIESALVSHPQVTEAAAIGLPHELKGNAIHTYVILAQGVAGSDELALALREHVAKEMGRIAMPEDVTFVESLPKTRSGKIMRRVLKARALGQDEGDLSTLEE
- a CDS encoding DcaP family trimeric outer membrane transporter, whose translation is MFTNKSLTKTGKLTAAKSTLAAALLLALPASAAVKLKDAVNDTEFSFGGYMKVDAFWSDFSDGSLASSNIGRQFYVPSTVPVCETQGCEDGATTFDGHSRATRFNFATLTNIDGHKVKTFLEMDFLATPGGNELVSNSYSPRLRHAFIHYDNWLVGQTWTTFQNTGALPESLDFLGPAESTIFERQAMVRFSYGAWQFSLENPESLVMNNGGNGRIDCDDSSLPDMVARYNHNAGWGQLSVAGLLRQLKIDDANYDSTTSAYGISVAGKIKLGADDIRFMGSYGSGMGRYIGLAITSDAVLDDKGGLEAIDSYGGFIAYRHLWSEKFRSTLSYSRFSADNETRYTGQSATKSADSIHLNLIYSPIKSLSVGVEYIRANRELENGYDGDLDRLQFSAKYVL